The following is a genomic window from Candidatus Rubidus massiliensis.
TGAAGAGCTTTATAATGTAATGGGTCTTGGCGTTGATCGTCTTTTAGAAAATAAACGTCAAGAATTTCAAGCCTATAGCAACTACATTATGTCACTACGAAATTATTGGATGGCAAGGGTTCAACTCGATCGAGCTTTAGGGGGTAAATTGTATCTAGTTCTATCACAGATGGATTTGGAAATGAATATGTACGAATGTAATTGTGAAGGAGTCTCAGAATGAAAAATTTCTTTAGATTAATTATTTTAGGACTTCTTTGCATTTCACCTCTCTATGGTCAGATGGATCATTCTAAGATGCAGCAACAAAAGAATGATCAGATGGATATGCAAATGGATTCTAAGATGAAAAATATGCCTATGCAAAATCATAAGCACAACAATCAAAGGGAAGAAAATAGGCAAAATATTCAAGAAAGTAGAGAAGAGACCAAGATTGAAAATCAATCTGATAAAGATAAATTAAGACATCCTTCAGTTATCACACCAAACGTAGGTTCTCTGCCATGGACGATGGATGGTAACGTCAAGGTTTTTCACCTTATCGCAGAGCCTATTCAAAGAGAATTTTCTCCAGGATTCTGGGTCAATTGCTGGGGATATAATGGCTCAAGTCCCGGCCCAACAATTGAAGCAATCGAGGGAGATCGCGTTAGAATTCTTGTGACCAATAAATTAAATGAGCCCACATCAATTCACTGGCATGGAATTATTTTGCCTAATGGGATGGATGGGGTAGCTGGTTTAAATCAGAAAGCGATTCCACCAGGTGACACATTCAAATATGAATTCACTCTCAAGCAGAATGGTACATTTATGTATCACCCTCACGCTGATGAGATGTTTCAAATTGCCATGGGTATGGAAGGGTTTTTTATTATCCATCCAAAAGATGGAGACAATCCACCTATTGATCGCGATTTTGCAATTTTCCTGCATGAGTGGCGTATTCCCATGGGCAGTAAGACTCCTATCCCATTTGAGATGTTAGATTTTAACATTTTCACTTTCAATAGTGTTTTGTATCCAAACATTGAATCTTTAGTTGTTAAAACTGGCGATCGCGTACGCATTCGTTTTGGAAATGTCATGATGGGGACTCATCCAATTCATTTACATGGCCATGAATTCCTCGTGACAAGAAGAGGAGGCAAAAGACTTCCCCCAGCTGCCCAATATAGTGAGGTGACAGTCCTTGTTTCACCAGGAGAAACAAGAGATATTGAACTAATCGCTGATAATCCAGGAGATTGGGCCATCCACTGTCATAAATCACATCATACAATGAATCAAATGCAACATGATCTTCCTAATTTAACAGGGATAAATAAACAGGGTATTGAAGAGCGCATCAAACAATTTTTCCCAGATTTCATGGGTTTAATGAACATCAATGGAATGGGAGATATGTTCGAAATGTATGGAACCAATGAGATGATGGACATGGGTTTTAAAATGAAATATCCACAAAATCTTTCTCCCATTGGCAGCCCTGGTCCATTCGGCGTCATTGAAATGGGTGGCATGTTTACGATTTTTAAAGTGAGGGATAATCTGACAAGTTATGCTGATCCAGGTTGGTACAAACATCCCCCAGGGACTGTCGCTGAATCTATTCATGGACCTAATAATGCTCAGATGCATGATGGAAAGAAAATGCAAAATACGATGATGAACCATCCTAATATGCATGGAATGCAGCATGATATGGGCTCAATGAACCATGAAACATCTAATATGAATGATATGAAGAAATTTCCACATGCTGAATTAAATAGAGAAAGCTGGTTTAGCCAAGAAGAAGATAAATTGGAGCCCCACAATCAACAGGGAAATTGGATGCAAAGCAAGCCTGAGGATAGTATGGGACATATGCATGGTGGTCATAGTATGAAAATGGGAAATATGCAAGGGATGTCTCAGGAAATGAACATGCCAAATCAAACAGAAGGTCATCAAATGCAACATATGGGGCACTAAAATGAAATTTTTATTTTTATTTTGTTTCATTTCATTCGGCTTTGTTGTTTTTGCCCATGAAGGACATCAAGAGCAGATGCAACAAAAAGAACATGTTCAAGAAAAAGAGGAAGGTATCACAGAAAAAAACAAGCAATCTGATATCGGAGGAAGACCTCTAACATGGCTGCAATGGATTGGAACTTTACACTTGATTTTTTTGCATTTTCCAATTGCATTGATCAATATGGTGGCTATTTCCGAACTATTATTTGCTTTATTCAAAAAACCTATGTTCGAGATTTTCTCTCGATTCATGTTGATTGCTGCTGCGATCATAGCACCTCCAACAGCCTTATTAGGTCTAATTTACAGTTATTCGGCCACTTATAATGGCTTAATGGAAACCTTTCTTTGGTGGCATATGTGGTTTGGAATCTCAACCGCTATTTTTACTATCGCTGTGACATTTACTAGAGAATATTTTGGAGTTAGTCGGCTTTACTACAGTTGCGTGGCTTTCTTATTTTTGATGATAAATATCACAGGATTCTTTGGAGGAGGGATGACATTTGGACCGTACCATATGCATCCACCTCTTTAACTATAATCAAAAGGAGGCAATTATGCCGCATCGTGAAAATCAAGGAAATGGAGGAAAGCACAAAGAATTCCCTCAAGCAGATTCACCGCATTTACATGCGATGATGGAATGTATGAGCATTTGTGTCGCTTGCTCAAAAAAATGCATTGAAGAAGGTCATAAAAAAACAGCCATTCTTTGCGCGGAATGCGCTGATGTTTGCGCTTTAGCAATTAAGTCAGCAAGCAATCAATCCGAATTCAACAGTCAAATTATGGATCTTTGTGCTCAAGTCTGTAAACGTTGTGCAGATGAATGTAAAAAAATGCAAGCAAAACACTGTCAAGAATGTGCTGAAGCATGTCAAGAGTGCGCTGAGGCTTGTTCTGGAACACATAGTTATCGTTAATCATTAAGGCCTGCCTTTGGTCAGGCCTTAATCAAATTTTTCGGGTGAAATGAAAGTGGCAAGTGAAAAACTTTTTTGGTTTTAAAATCAAAAATGAGCCGGAGCTTATATGTTTACTTTAAAAAATGTGGTTATATTTTTAGCAGGAGCTGAATTTTTTCATACCTTCGTACACATCATGCTGGCTTACGCCAATCAATTTCCTTTGGATATGAAGGTAGTAGTTCTGACTTCTACAATAAATATGTGGGGAATCATCATTAATGCCCTAATTACAATCGCTCTTCTGTTGTGGGCAAGCCGGTTACCAAAATAAATTCTTTCAAAAAGCTTCTATGAGCTAGGCAAATGAATAATGATCTGTTTGAGGATAACCCCCCATCAATAGCATTGGGATTTAATCAGCTTCATTTAATGACTTCTTTTGTCAGTGAATCTATCTTATTCTTGTCCGTTTTGTGATGTGGTGTTGGATCGCAGGCTGTAATCACTAAAGTAATTATAGCAAGTAAGAAAATTTTTTCCATAATAACCCCACTTTGTTTTTCATTTAGGCTAACGGTAATCGCATTGCAATGATGAAAGATAGTAATGTCCTATAATTTCAAGCTAATCCGCAGCAGGCATAAATGTAAATATATAATATTTGAATGGATATTTTTTCCATATCTTAAATGAACATGGTCATCAAAGTCGAATTTCACGCAGTCTTAAAGCGTTTCCAATTACAGAAACAGAACTTAAACTCATCGCTAACGCAGCAATAATGGGATTAAGAAGCAAACCTGTAAAAGGATAAAGAACGCCAGCTGCAATCGGAATGCTTAAAATGTTGTAAATAAATGCCAAGAAAAGATTTTGGCGAATATTATTCATCATGGCATGACTTAAGTGAAGGGCACGCACAATGCCTACCAAATCTCCTTTTATTAACGTCACATTGGCGCTTTCCATTGCCACATCTGTTCCTGTTCCCATAGCAATTCCAACGTCGGCAGCAGCTAAAGCTGGGGCATCATTGATGCCATCGCCTGCCATCGCAACAAATCCATCTTTCCCTTTAGCTTTTTGAACAAATTCTTGCTTGTAATCTGGTGTTACTCCTGCATGAACCTCATCAATATTTAATTTATTTGCAACGGATTGAGCTGTCTGCTCGTTATCACCAGAAAGCATCACAATTTTTTGTCCAAGTTGATGCAGCTGCTGTATTGCATTAGCTGTTGTGCTTTTAATGGGGTCACTCACTGTAATTAAACCAACTGCTTGCCCATCAATAGCCACAAACATCACGGTTTGGGCTTGTTTTTGAAGCTCCTGAGCTTTTTGCTGAAGTGTAGCGACACCGTTGATTTTTCTTTCTTGTAAAAAGTTAGGCTTTCCTACCAAAACTTCATGATTTTCTACCTTTCCTACAACACCTCCACCTGTAATAGATTGAAAATTTTCAACTTTAGGTAGACTAATGGATCTTTCTTTAGCACCTTGAACAATTGATGCTGCTAAAGGATGTTCGCTATTTTGCTCAACAGCAGCAGCAAAACGCAAGATTTCATTTTCTTTTCCATTCTCATTTGAAATCACTTGGGTGAGTTTTGGTTTACCTTCTGTCAAAGTGCCTGTTTTATCAACAACTATTGTTGTAACCTTTTCTAGTTTCTCAAGTGCTTCAGCATTCTTAATCAAAACACCAGCTTCTGCGCCTCTTCCCATGCCTACCATGATAGACATTGGTGTTGCAAGACCAAGAGCACAAGGACAGGCAATGATGAGAACAGCTACTGCATTGACAAGTCCATAGACAAATGAAGGCTCAGGTCCAATCCAAGCCCAAACAATAAAAGTCAAAATCGCTACCAAAATCACTGCTGGAACGAAATAACCTGAAACAGTGTCAGCCAAACTCTGGATAGGAGCTCGACTGCGTTGTGCCTCTGCTACCATCTGTACAATGCGGGATAAAAGCGTTTCACTTCCAACTTTTTCGGCTTGCATTAGAAAACTACCGGTTTGATTGATAGTTGCCCCGACAACGGAACTACCAATTTCTTTTTCTGCAGGAATAGGCTCACCAGTAATCATAGACTCATCAATAGTACTTTTCCCTTCAGTAATTTTTCCATCAACCGGGATTTTATCTCCCGGACGAATACGCAAAATATCGCCAACTTTTACTTGATCAATGGAAACCTCTTTCTCCTCGCCGTTCACAACGATGCGAGCTGACTTGGCTGCTCTTCCTAACAAGGCTTTGATTGCTTGACTTGTTTGGCTCCTAGCTTTGAGCTCGAGGACTTGACCGAGCAAAACTAATACCGTAATGATAGCTGCTGTTTCAAAATATAAAGGAACCTCTCCCTGATGTAAAAAAGAGGCCGGAAAAGCATGTGGAAAAAAGAAGGCAATCACACTGTAGAGATAAGCAACACCTACTCCCAAAGAGATCAAGCTGAACATATTAAGATGCCGATTGACTATAGACATCCAGCCTCTTTTAAAAAAAGGCCAACCTGCCCATAAAATCACAGGTGTACTTAAAATAAATTGAAGCCATCGAGACAAATTTTGAGAAATAATTTGATCAAAAGCAGAAATCATATTAACCATAGCCAAAAGAAGGACTGGAATAGAAAATGCTAATCCTACCCAAAACCTAAGGCGCATATCTTTGTATTCTGCATCATCAACTTTTGCCTCAATATTTTTAGGCTCTAATGCCATCCCGCAAATGGGACAATTTCCTGGATGATCTTGCACAATTTCGGGATGCATAGGACATGTATATTCAATAGGGGAGTTGATTGATTTATTTTGTGACTGAGATGGCGGATGAAGGTATTCATCTGGTTTCCTTTTAAAGCTGTCCAGACAATGTTGACTGCAAAATAAATACTGCTGATTTTGGTAATCGAACTTATAGGTATCTTGTTTAGGATCAACTGTCATCCCGCAAACTGGATCTTTAGCCATACATACCCTTCATTTTAATTTAAACCTCAAGATAATGATTGGTTAATTTAGAGGAAAGGATTACCTATTGACACAAATAGAGCATCAATATACCATACGGGGGTATAGTAAAATGATTTGGAATATAGGAATTTTCGTTATGCCGAACGATACATGTTGTAAACACAGCAAAACTCAACATCCCTCTCACCACGAACAAATGCCACATTTAAATAGGGTAAGTGGGCAAATAGAGGGGATCAAAAAAATGATTGATGAAGGAAGATATTGTCCCGAGATCTTAAACCAGCTTCGCGCTATTCGTTCAGCTATTAAAAGCATTGAGTTACGCATTTTAGATACACACCTCTCCTCTTGTGTAACTGAGGCTTGTCTTTCACAGGATCAGAATGAACAAAGGAAAAAAATCGACGAAATTCGCGAACTTATTAAACGATTTGAATGAAGCTTAAAAAATGGAGGCCTGAATGGAATTTTCTAGTGGAATTTCGCTAGCTGCGATTGAAGAGTTAGATCAGAAGGAGCACACAAAGAAAAAACTTGGGATATTATCAGCTGCATTCATAGGAGTTTTTCTTTTGGTTCTGGGATTTCTTGCTTTTTCACAATCAACAAGAACCAATAGCACAAGCTCTCAAATCATTCAAAAATCTCATTGCGGATGTGGAAGCAATTGTTCGTGCGGAATGACTTGTAGTTGTCATTAAAAAATTTTGAAAAAGCATTTTAGAATGTTCGTTAACATCTCATAAAATCTTTTCAATTAACAAAAGGAGAAAATATGAAAACGTTATTTGGTTTTTTAGGAGCCTCTCTTATGGCAGTTAGCTTTCTTTCTGCTGCACCAAATATGTCAAGTTGTCATTGTCAAAATTGCAACTGTACTCAAGAAAGGCACTGCGGATGTTTTTCTAGAGGATGTCAATGTTCATCTCAGGCTTGTCAGTGCAGTGAAAATTGCCAGTGTGGTTACAACTGCGCTTGCGGAAGCAATTGTGCTTGCAAGTAGATTGATCATAAACCAGCATTTTAGGAATGTTTATTGAAAATAACATTCCTAAAATGCAATTATAACTAGATCGCATATATGCGTTATAAATAGTATTCTGAAAATATCTATTCGTTACATATTGTTTGTGGCTCATGAATCATAAACATTTCACATCATAGCAAAAAAAGATAGGACTACAATAGGAACCATATGAACAATTTCTTGTGGTCTTTTTGGACATTTTTCTGGATAGTTTCGATTGCTCTTTTGCCTATTTCAGTTTCGGCTTTGCCGACAACTGCTAATTCAGAAAAAAAAGGTAATGTTATGGACTATGAGAAGCTCAAGATAAAGTCATTCAAATACTGGGATCTTTATCTTCACGAAAATCAGTGCTATCTAGGAAGAACATTTGTTCAACTCAAAG
Proteins encoded in this region:
- the copA_3 gene encoding Copper resistance protein A precursor, whose amino-acid sequence is MKNFFRLIILGLLCISPLYGQMDHSKMQQQKNDQMDMQMDSKMKNMPMQNHKHNNQREENRQNIQESREETKIENQSDKDKLRHPSVITPNVGSLPWTMDGNVKVFHLIAEPIQREFSPGFWVNCWGYNGSSPGPTIEAIEGDRVRILVTNKLNEPTSIHWHGIILPNGMDGVAGLNQKAIPPGDTFKYEFTLKQNGTFMYHPHADEMFQIAMGMEGFFIIHPKDGDNPPIDRDFAIFLHEWRIPMGSKTPIPFEMLDFNIFTFNSVLYPNIESLVVKTGDRVRIRFGNVMMGTHPIHLHGHEFLVTRRGGKRLPPAAQYSEVTVLVSPGETRDIELIADNPGDWAIHCHKSHHTMNQMQHDLPNLTGINKQGIEERIKQFFPDFMGLMNINGMGDMFEMYGTNEMMDMGFKMKYPQNLSPIGSPGPFGVIEMGGMFTIFKVRDNLTSYADPGWYKHPPGTVAESIHGPNNAQMHDGKKMQNTMMNHPNMHGMQHDMGSMNHETSNMNDMKKFPHAELNRESWFSQEEDKLEPHNQQGNWMQSKPEDSMGHMHGGHSMKMGNMQGMSQEMNMPNQTEGHQMQHMGH
- a CDS encoding putative membrane protein, which encodes MKFLFLFCFISFGFVVFAHEGHQEQMQQKEHVQEKEEGITEKNKQSDIGGRPLTWLQWIGTLHLIFLHFPIALINMVAISELLFALFKKPMFEIFSRFMLIAAAIIAPPTALLGLIYSYSATYNGLMETFLWWHMWFGISTAIFTIAVTFTREYFGVSRLYYSCVAFLFLMINITGFFGGGMTFGPYHMHPPL
- the silP_3 gene encoding Silver exporting P-type ATPase, with the translated sequence MAKDPVCGMTVDPKQDTYKFDYQNQQYLFCSQHCLDSFKRKPDEYLHPPSQSQNKSINSPIEYTCPMHPEIVQDHPGNCPICGMALEPKNIEAKVDDAEYKDMRLRFWVGLAFSIPVLLLAMVNMISAFDQIISQNLSRWLQFILSTPVILWAGWPFFKRGWMSIVNRHLNMFSLISLGVGVAYLYSVIAFFFPHAFPASFLHQGEVPLYFETAAIITVLVLLGQVLELKARSQTSQAIKALLGRAAKSARIVVNGEEKEVSIDQVKVGDILRIRPGDKIPVDGKITEGKSTIDESMITGEPIPAEKEIGSSVVGATINQTGSFLMQAEKVGSETLLSRIVQMVAEAQRSRAPIQSLADTVSGYFVPAVILVAILTFIVWAWIGPEPSFVYGLVNAVAVLIIACPCALGLATPMSIMVGMGRGAEAGVLIKNAEALEKLEKVTTIVVDKTGTLTEGKPKLTQVISNENGKENEILRFAAAVEQNSEHPLAASIVQGAKERSISLPKVENFQSITGGGVVGKVENHEVLVGKPNFLQERKINGVATLQQKAQELQKQAQTVMFVAIDGQAVGLITVSDPIKSTTANAIQQLHQLGQKIVMLSGDNEQTAQSVANKLNIDEVHAGVTPDYKQEFVQKAKGKDGFVAMAGDGINDAPALAAADVGIAMGTGTDVAMESANVTLIKGDLVGIVRALHLSHAMMNNIRQNLFLAFIYNILSIPIAAGVLYPFTGLLLNPIIAALAMSLSSVSVIGNALRLREIRL
- the csoR_2 gene encoding Copper-sensitive operon repressor; translation: MPNDTCCKHSKTQHPSHHEQMPHLNRVSGQIEGIKKMIDEGRYCPEILNQLRAIRSAIKSIELRILDTHLSSCVTEACLSQDQNEQRKKIDEIRELIKRFE